Proteins encoded together in one Lathyrus oleraceus cultivar Zhongwan6 chromosome 5, CAAS_Psat_ZW6_1.0, whole genome shotgun sequence window:
- the LOC127082761 gene encoding NAD kinase 2, chloroplastic produces MLACSLCACHHMAFSATSNNAAIFPFRLEFHTKHTPRTTHLVTAQLSNSFSIHSDFDSQNLKSIESHDASRLPWIGPLPGDIAEVEAYCRIFRNSERLHSALMDALCNPFTGECSVSDDVPSHEKPLLEDKIVSVLGCMVALVKGGREDVLSGRFSVMSRFRASEVSSIVGETLPPLASFRSEMKRCCESLHVALENYFVAGDDRSLEVWRKLQRLKNVCYDSGFSRGEDYPGSELFANWCPVYLSSSEEDLEGKESEAAFWIGSQVTEEGLKWLLDRGYKTIVDLREETVKDNFYQAAVHDAVSSGSIELVKIPVEVGAAPKMEQVMRFASLVSDISKRPIYLHSKEGVRRTSAMVSRWREYMAHSASQCVSNQAVISNDMVSDFTNEAGKLQDSEPAERSSLEKDTDLLQEGLGATHSSVDSFDLSTSPNKINEETKSNGTLGGIFPNDRTSSQAMTADGDSYFPTFSSKTNPLEAQVPPHDIFSKKEMSRYWESKKISKLSCSSNQVKRLECLPDSRNMHNRRLQGQVITNRGHNPEPKIVGPAGSSNGSAQIAVGNKLKLVNMNTSSSVRTTVNAFSEREMYCMPDANDIDNTTNSQRILADEDKVGEGSGFTEGDMCASSTGVVRLQSRKKAEMFLVRTDGFSCVREKVTESSLAFTHPSIQQQMLMWKSTPKTVLLLKKPGKHLMEEAKEVASFLYYQEKMNVFVEPDVHDIFARITGFGFVQTFYIQDTCDLHEKVDFVACLGGDGVILHASNLFRGAVPPVVSFNLGSLGFLTSHSFEDYKQDLRQIIHGNNKRDGVYITLRMRLRCEIFRKGKAMPGKVFDILNEVVVDRGSNPYLSKIECYEHDRLITKVQGDGVIIATPTGSTAYSTAAGGSMVHPNVPCMLFTPICPHSLSFRPVILPDSAQLELKIPEDARSNAWVSFDGKKRQQLSRGDSVRISMSQHPLPTVNKFDQTGDWFHSLIRCLNWNERLDQKAL; encoded by the exons ATGCTGGCATGTAGTCTTTGCGCCTGCCACCACATGGCATTCTCCGCCACCTCCAACAATGCCGCAATCTTTCCGTTCCGGTTGGAATTTCACACCAAGCATACTCCACGAACAACACACCTCGTCACCGCTCAACTTTCCAACTCCTTTTCCATTCATTCCGATTTCGATTCTCAG AACTTGAAGTCCATTGAATCCCATGATGCATCAAGGTTGCCTTGGATTGGTCCACTTCCAGGTGATATTGCTGAAGTGGAAGCATATTGTAGAATTTTTAGAAATTCTGAAAGGCTTCATTCTGCATTAATGGATGCTCTGTGTAACCCTTTCACCGGTGAATGTAGTGTTTCAGATGATGTTCCTTCCCATGAGAAACCTCTCCTAGAAGATAAAATAGTTTCTGTACTTGGATGTATGGTTGCGCTTGTCAAGGGCGGGAGAGAGGATGTTCTTTCTGGAAGATTTTCTGTGATGTCTCGCTTTCGTGCTTCTGAGGTTAGCAGCATCGTGGGGGAAACCCTCCCCCCACTTGCTTCTTTCAGGAGCGAGATGAAAAGGTGCTGTGAGAGCTTGCATGTTGCTCTCGAGAACTATTTTGTTGCTGGTGATGATCGAAGTTTGGAGGTGTGGAGGAAACTTCAGAGATTGAAGAATGTATGTTACGATTCTGGTTTTTCTCGCGGAGAGGATTATCCGGGTTCTGAACTATTTGCAAACTGGTGTCCTGTATATTTGTCCAGTTCCGAAGAGGACTTGGAAGGTAAAGAATCTGAAGCTGCTTTTTGGATAGGTAGCCAGGTAACAGAAGAAGGCCTTAAGTGGCTACTGGATAGAGGATATAAAACTATTGTGGATCTCAGAGAAGAGACAGTAAAAGATAATTTTTACCAAGCTGCTGTGCATGATGCTGTTTCATCTGGAAGTATTGAATTGGTGAAAATCCCGGTTGAAGTTGGGGCTGCGCCAAAAATGGAACAGGTTATGAGGTTTGCATCTCTTGTTTCTGATATTAGCAAACGGCCAATCTATCTGCACAGTAAAGAAGGAGTTCGGAGAACGTCTGCGATGGTTTCCAGGTGGAGGGAGTACATGGCTCATTCTGCGTCACAGTGTGTTTCTAATCAAGCAGTTATTTCCAATGACATGGTATCAGATTTTACAAATGAAGCTGGGAAACTGCAGGATTCAGAGCCTGCTGAGAGATCCTCCCTGGAAAAAGATACTGATTTGTTGCAAGAGGGTTTAGGTGCAACTCATAGTTCTGTTGACTCATTTGACCTGAGTACATCTCCAAATAAGATTAATGAAGAAACAAAAAGTAATGGGACCTTAGGTGGAATTTTTCCCAATGATAGGACTTCATCACAAGCCATGACTGCTGATGGGGACAGTTATTTTCCAACTTTCTCCAGCAAAACTAACCCTTTGGAAGCTCAAGTTCCTCCTCATGACATCTTTTCCAAAAAAGAGATGTCCAGATATTGGGAAAGTAAGAAGATTTCAAAACTCTCTTGTTCTAGTAATCAAGTCAAAAGGTTGGAATGCTTGCCAGATTCAAGGAACATGCATAATAGAAGACTGCAGGGGCAAGTGATTACCAACCGTGGTCATAATCCTGAACCTAAAATTGTGGGTCCAGCAGGAAGTTCCAATGGGTCAGCTCAGATTGCAGTTGGTAACAAGTTGAAGTTAGTGAATATGAATACATCCAGTTCTGTAAGGACAACAGTAAATGCTTTTAGTGAAAGAGAAATGTATTGCATGCCTGATGCCAACGATATTGATAATACAACTAACTCTCAAAGGATTTTAGCCGATGAGGATAAGGTGGGGGAAGGCTCTGGATTCACTGAAGGGGACATGTGCGCATCTTCAACAGGAGTTGTAAGGCTGCAATCAAGAAAAAAAGCAGAGATGTTCCTAGTACGAACAGATGGATTTTCTTGTGTGAGAGAGAAGGTGACCGAGTCTTCTTTGGCCTTCACGCATCCAAGCATTCAGCAACAAATGCTAATGTGGAAATCTACCCCAAAGACTGTTTTATTGTTGAAAAAGCCTGGGAAGCATCTCATGGAAGAAGCTAAAGAG GTTGCTTCTTTTTTATATTACCAAGAGAAAATGAACGTATTTGTGGAACCGGATGTGCATGATATCTTTGCTAGAATTACAGGATTTGGATTCGTTCAGACCTTCTATATACAAGATACTTG TGATCTTCACGAGAAAGTAGATTTTGTGGCATGTTTGGGGGGAGATGGCGTTATATTGCATGCTTCAAATCTATTTAGAGGCGCTGTTCCCCCTGTTGTGTCATTTAACCTTGGCTCCCTTGGTTTTCTGACTTCTCATAGT TTTGAAGACTACAAGCAGGACCTACGACAAATCATCCATGGAAATAATAAACGAGATGGTGTATACATCACTCTCAGAATGCGTCTTCGATGTGAAATTTTTCGTAAGGGCAAAGCTATGCCAGGGAAAGTATTTGATATTCTGAATGAAGTTGTTGTTGATCGGGGTTCTAATCCGTACCTTTCAAAGATTGAATGCTATGAACATGATAGGCTTATAACAAAA GTACAAGGTGATGGAGTGATCATAGCCACCCCCACCGGAAGCACTGCTTATTCTACAGCTGCTGGAGGTTCCATG GTCCATCCAAATGTTCCATGCATGCTGTTTACCCCAATCTGTCCACATTCACTTTCATTTCGACCAGTTATACTTCCAGATTCTGCTCAACTTGAACTAAAG ATTCCAGAGGATGCTAGAAGCAATGCCTGGGTTTCATTTGACGGGAAGAAAAGGCAGCAGCTTTCAAGAGGAGATTCTGTACGAATATCTATGAGTCAGCATCCTCTTCCAACAGTTAATAAGTTTGACCAAACAGGTGATTGGTTTCATAGCTTGATTCGCTGCCTAAATTGGAATGAAAGACTTGACCAAAAGGCCCTATAA
- the LOC127082762 gene encoding 1-aminocyclopropane-1-carboxylate oxidase 5, with amino-acid sequence MAVPVIDFSNLNGEERAKTMALIANGCEEWGFFQLINHGISEELLERVKKVTSEFYKLEREENFKNSATVKLLHDIAEKKSSEKLENVDWEDVITLLDDNEWPENTQSFRETMSEYRSELKKLAEKLTEVMDENLGLPKGYIKKALNGGEGDNAFFGTKVSHYPPCPYPELVNGLRAHTDAGGVILLFQDDKAGGLQMLKDGEWLDVQPLPNAIVINTGDQIEVLSNGRYKSCWHRVLSATDGNRRSIASFYNPPLKATISPAPQLTEKENQQVDDTYPKFVFGDYMSIYAEQKFLPKEPRFRAVKAI; translated from the exons ATGGCAGTTCCAGTCATTGATTTCTCAAACCTGAATGGTGAAGAAAGAGCCAAAACTATGGCACTGATTGCTAATGGCTGTGAAGAATGGGGATTCTTCCAG TTGATCAATCATGGCATTTCTGAGGAACTTCTTGAAAGGGTGAAGAAGGTTACCTCTGAGTTCTATAAGCTGGAAAGAGAGGAGAATTTCAAGAACTCTGCAACAGTTAAGCTTCTGCATGATATAGCTGAAAAGAAAAGCAGTGAAAAGTTGGAGAATGTGGACTGGGAGGATGTTATCACTCTACTTGATGATAATGAGTGGCCAGAAAATACACAAAGTTTCAG GGAAACCATGTCAGAATATCGGTCTGAGTTAAAGAAACTGGCGGAGAAACTCACGGAAGTTATGGATGAGAATCTGGGCTTACCAAAAGGATACATTAAGAAAGCGCTGAATGGTGGAGAAGGAGACAATGCTTTCTTTGGCACTAAGGTCAGCCACTACCCACCTTGTCCCTATCCAGAACTCGTGAACGGACTACGAGCTCACACTGATGCAGGAGGTGTCATCCTACTGTTCCAAGATGATAAGGCAGGAGGTCTTCAAATGCTCAAAGATGGGGAATGGCTTGATGTCCAACCTTTGCCAAATGCCATTGTGATCAACACTGGTGATCAGATTGAGGTGCTGAGCAATGGCAGATACAAGAGTTGTTGGCATAGGGTTCTGAGCGCTACAGATGGGAACAGGAGGTCAATTGCATCCTTCTATAACCCGCCACTCAAAGCCACCATAAGTCCTGCACCACAATTGACTGAAAAAGAAAACCAACAAGTCGATGATACTTATCCTAAATTTGTTTTCGGCGACTACATGTCTATCTATGCTGAGCAGAAGTTCCTCCCCAAGGAACCGAGGTTTAGAGCTGTTAAAGCcatttga